A genomic segment from Geitlerinema sp. PCC 7407 encodes:
- a CDS encoding NAD(P)-dependent alcohol dehydrogenase: protein MQIQAIAAHEQGAMLRPYTFETESLGSFGCVIKVLACGICHSDLHVIDNDWGTNRYPMVPGHEVIGEVTELGPEVRHLKIGDRVGVGWQASSCMECRYCLRGDENLCDENKGLITDSYGGFADYLQVDARFAFRIPDGIKTEHAGPLLCGGITVYSGLRNAGMTSGQNIGIIGVGGLGHMAVQFASKLGNRVTVYTTSPDKAEFAAKLGAHEALVVPREGALPQPQRPLDIILNTAPASLNWPDYLAHLDADGTLAFVGVPAEPLNIPIWALLGKRRRIMASPIGGRPSINEMLDVSDRYGIEPIVETFSFDQVNEALQKVRDNTVRYRAVLVR from the coding sequence ATGCAAATTCAGGCGATCGCGGCCCATGAGCAAGGAGCAATGCTCCGGCCCTACACCTTTGAAACCGAAAGTCTTGGCAGCTTTGGCTGCGTGATCAAAGTGCTGGCGTGCGGGATCTGCCACTCAGATCTCCACGTGATCGACAATGACTGGGGGACCAATCGCTATCCGATGGTGCCGGGGCACGAGGTGATCGGCGAAGTCACAGAACTGGGGCCAGAGGTGCGCCACCTCAAAATCGGCGATCGCGTCGGTGTGGGCTGGCAGGCCTCGTCCTGCATGGAGTGTCGCTACTGTCTGCGCGGCGACGAAAACCTCTGCGACGAAAACAAAGGCCTGATTACCGACTCCTATGGCGGCTTCGCAGACTATCTGCAAGTTGACGCCCGCTTTGCTTTCCGGATTCCGGACGGGATCAAAACAGAACATGCCGGTCCCCTGCTGTGCGGCGGCATCACCGTGTATTCGGGCCTGCGCAATGCAGGCATGACCTCCGGCCAGAATATCGGCATCATCGGCGTGGGCGGTCTGGGCCACATGGCGGTCCAGTTTGCTAGCAAGCTGGGTAACCGCGTGACGGTGTACACCACCTCCCCGGACAAAGCGGAGTTTGCGGCCAAGCTGGGAGCCCACGAAGCGCTGGTCGTCCCTCGCGAAGGGGCACTGCCCCAGCCCCAGCGGCCCCTGGATATCATTCTCAACACGGCCCCGGCTTCTCTCAATTGGCCGGACTATCTGGCCCATTTGGACGCTGACGGGACGCTGGCTTTTGTGGGAGTGCCAGCGGAGCCCCTCAACATCCCGATTTGGGCGCTGCTCGGCAAGCGCCGCCGCATTATGGCTTCGCCCATTGGCGGCCGGCCCAGCATCAATGAAATGCTGGACGTGAGCGATCGCTACGGCATCGAGCCCATTGTCGAAACCTTCAGCTTTGACCAGGTCAACGAGGCGCTGCAAAAGGTGCGGGACAACACGGTGCGCTACCGAGCGGTGCTGGTGCGCTAG
- a CDS encoding cysteine synthase A has translation MDIKDGFVGAVGNTPLIRLDSVSEETGCEILGKAEFLNPGGSVKDRAALYIIEDAEKRGELKPGGTVVEGTAGNTGIGLAHICNAKGYKCLIIIPETQSQEKIDLLRTLGAEVRTVPAVPYRDPNNYVKLSGRLAAEMDNAIWANQFDNLANRLAHYETTGPEIWAQTDGQVDAWVAATGTGGTYAGVALFLKEKNPNVKCVVADPLGSGLYSYIKTGEIHLEGSSVTEGIGNSRVTANMEGVPTDDAIQIDDTEALRVIYQLLHKDGLFMGGSVGINVAAAVALAKQMGPGHRIVTVLCDGGARYQSRLFNAEWLASKGLAMPAIAS, from the coding sequence ATGGACATCAAAGACGGCTTTGTCGGAGCAGTTGGCAACACGCCCCTGATTCGCTTGGATAGCGTCAGCGAAGAAACCGGCTGCGAAATCCTAGGGAAAGCAGAATTCCTCAATCCCGGCGGCTCGGTGAAAGATCGGGCAGCGCTGTACATCATCGAAGATGCCGAAAAGCGCGGCGAACTCAAGCCCGGCGGCACCGTAGTCGAAGGCACTGCTGGCAATACCGGAATTGGCCTCGCCCACATCTGCAACGCCAAAGGCTACAAGTGCCTGATCATCATTCCTGAAACGCAGTCCCAGGAAAAAATCGACCTGCTGCGCACCTTGGGCGCTGAAGTCCGGACCGTGCCTGCCGTGCCCTACCGCGATCCCAACAACTACGTGAAGCTGTCGGGACGCCTAGCGGCGGAGATGGACAACGCCATTTGGGCCAACCAGTTTGACAACCTTGCTAACCGCCTGGCCCACTACGAGACCACAGGCCCCGAAATCTGGGCGCAGACCGACGGCCAAGTAGACGCCTGGGTGGCAGCGACGGGGACCGGCGGCACCTACGCTGGCGTCGCACTCTTTCTGAAAGAGAAAAATCCTAACGTGAAGTGCGTGGTGGCTGATCCCCTGGGGAGCGGTCTCTACAGCTATATCAAAACCGGGGAAATCCACCTCGAAGGCAGCTCGGTGACGGAGGGCATCGGCAATAGCCGGGTGACGGCCAATATGGAAGGCGTGCCGACGGACGATGCGATCCAAATCGACGATACGGAAGCCCTGCGGGTGATCTATCAGCTCCTGCACAAGGACGGCCTGTTTATGGGGGGCTCGGTGGGGATCAACGTGGCGGCGGCGGTGGCGCTGGCCAAGCAGATGGGGCCGGGACACCGGATTGTGACGGTGCTGTGTGACGGCGGCGCGCGCTATCAGTCGCGGCTGTTTAACGCGGAGTGGCTGGCCTCGAAGGGGCTGGCGATGCCGGCGATCGCCTCCTAG
- a CDS encoding peroxiredoxin: MTLRLGDTVPNFTQQSSEGEINFYDWAGDSWVVLFSHPADYTPVCTTELGEVARLKPEFDKRNVKTIALSVDDTESHTGWISDIEDTQSVKLNYPILADPDRKVSDLYDMIHPNASNTVTVRTVFIIDPEKKLRLTLTYPPSTGRNFDEILRVIDSLQLTDHHSVATPANWKDGDDCVIVPSLKDPEVLKEKFPKGYTEVRSYLRMTPQPNK, from the coding sequence ATGACCCTTCGTCTCGGCGATACTGTTCCTAATTTCACGCAGCAATCGTCTGAAGGTGAGATCAACTTCTACGATTGGGCAGGGGATAGCTGGGTAGTGCTTTTTTCTCACCCCGCCGACTACACCCCCGTTTGCACCACTGAGCTCGGTGAAGTTGCTCGCCTCAAGCCTGAATTCGACAAGCGCAACGTCAAAACCATTGCTCTGAGCGTCGATGATACGGAGTCTCACACCGGCTGGATTTCCGACATCGAAGATACTCAGTCCGTCAAGCTGAACTACCCCATCCTGGCAGATCCCGATCGGAAGGTCTCTGACCTGTACGACATGATCCACCCCAATGCCAGCAACACCGTCACCGTGCGGACCGTCTTCATCATCGACCCCGAGAAGAAGCTCCGTCTCACCCTGACCTATCCCCCCAGCACCGGTCGTAACTTCGACGAAATCCTGCGGGTCATCGACTCCCTGCAACTGACCGATCACCACAGCGTCGCAACCCCCGCCAACTGGAAAGATGGCGACGACTGCGTGATCGTCCCCTCCCTCAAGGATCCTGAAGTCCTCAAGGAGAAGTTCCCCAAAGGCTATACCGAAGTTCGCTCCTACCTGCGCATGACGCCTCAGCCCAACAAGTAA
- a CDS encoding RNA-guided endonuclease TnpB family protein translates to MEKAFSYRFYPTFEQENLLRRTLGCVRLVYNRALAERTEAWYERQERIGYAETSSKLTEWKKQEDLQFLNEVSSVPLQQGLRHLQTAFTNFFTGRTNYPNFKKKRNGGSAEFTKSAFKWKQGQVFLAKSPEPLNIRWSRRIPEGAEPSTVTVRLNPSGQWYISLRFDDPRNLTLEASNQSIGVDAGITSLVALSDGEKVANPKHFDRHYRRLRRAQKALSRKQKGSRNRDKARLKVARIHQQISNSRKDHLHKLTTRLIRENQTIAVETLAVKNMVKNPKLSRVISDAGWGELIRQLDYKALWYGRELVKIDRWFPSSKRCGNCGHVVERLPLSIREWDCPKCGSHHDRDVNAAKNILAVGHTVSVCGATVRPEGSKSRKAGARKQKPKS, encoded by the coding sequence ATGGAAAAAGCCTTCAGCTACCGGTTCTATCCCACCTTCGAGCAAGAGAATCTCTTGCGTCGGACACTGGGCTGTGTTCGGCTGGTCTACAACCGAGCCCTGGCAGAACGGACTGAAGCTTGGTATGAGCGACAAGAGAGAATCGGCTATGCCGAGACCTCTTCGAAGCTGACGGAGTGGAAAAAGCAAGAAGACCTCCAGTTTCTCAATGAAGTAAGCAGCGTTCCTCTTCAGCAGGGACTGAGACATCTGCAAACGGCTTTCACTAACTTCTTTACCGGTCGGACAAACTATCCGAACTTCAAGAAGAAGCGCAATGGTGGCAGTGCAGAGTTCACAAAGTCTGCTTTCAAATGGAAACAGGGTCAGGTGTTTCTGGCTAAAAGCCCAGAACCATTGAACATTCGATGGTCCAGGCGGATTCCCGAGGGGGCTGAGCCCTCCACGGTGACTGTACGACTGAACCCGTCTGGTCAGTGGTACATCAGCCTCCGCTTTGACGATCCTCGGAATCTCACACTGGAGGCTTCTAACCAGTCGATTGGGGTGGACGCTGGGATTACCAGCTTGGTCGCCCTGAGTGACGGGGAAAAGGTCGCCAATCCCAAGCACTTTGACCGGCATTACCGACGACTTCGCAGAGCCCAAAAGGCTCTGAGCCGCAAGCAAAAGGGCTCTCGTAATCGAGACAAAGCTCGACTCAAGGTAGCGCGGATTCACCAACAGATTTCTAATTCTCGGAAAGACCATCTTCACAAGCTGACGACTCGACTGATTCGTGAAAATCAAACGATCGCGGTCGAGACGCTGGCAGTGAAGAACATGGTCAAGAACCCCAAGCTTTCCCGTGTCATTAGCGATGCGGGCTGGGGTGAGCTGATTCGCCAACTGGACTATAAGGCCCTGTGGTATGGGCGAGAGTTGGTGAAGATCGATCGCTGGTTTCCCAGCTCTAAGCGCTGTGGGAACTGCGGCCATGTCGTAGAGCGATTGCCGCTGAGCATTCGAGAGTGGGATTGTCCGAAGTGTGGCAGTCACCATGATCGGGATGTGAACGCGGCAAAGAACATCTTGGCGGTGGGACACACCGTGTCAGTCTGTGGAGCGACCGTAAGACCGGAGGGGAGCAAGTCCCGGAAGGCAGGTGCTAGGAAGCAGAAACCCAAATCGTGA
- a CDS encoding Fe2+-dependent dioxygenase yields the protein MIFSIDNLLTPEEVQALTHRLSDGKFIDGKRTAGWHAQLVKNNTQLDRESETYKALVEEVREAFQSNFLFQIAVQPKRIHSLLFSRYEAGMSYGSHTDNALMGTPAQRSDVSMTLFLSPPESYEGGELVIEEMGGDRPFKLPAGSAIVYPSSTMHRVEPVTSGIRLAAVGWTQSLVRDPAQREILFELDTVRRAVFERQGKTVEFDLLTKSHTNLLRMWAEP from the coding sequence ATGATTTTTTCGATCGACAATCTGCTGACTCCTGAGGAAGTGCAGGCGCTCACCCACCGCCTGAGCGACGGCAAATTTATCGATGGCAAGCGCACTGCCGGCTGGCACGCTCAGCTCGTCAAAAACAATACTCAGCTCGATCGCGAAAGCGAAACCTACAAAGCCTTGGTAGAAGAGGTGCGCGAGGCGTTTCAGAGCAATTTCTTATTTCAAATTGCCGTCCAGCCCAAGAGGATTCATTCGCTGCTGTTTAGTCGCTATGAGGCGGGCATGTCCTACGGCAGCCATACCGACAATGCCCTGATGGGCACGCCCGCCCAACGCAGCGACGTTTCTATGACGCTCTTTTTGAGTCCGCCGGAGAGCTACGAAGGGGGGGAGCTAGTGATCGAGGAGATGGGGGGCGATCGCCCTTTCAAGCTGCCCGCCGGATCGGCCATTGTGTATCCGTCGTCTACCATGCACCGCGTCGAGCCAGTCACCAGCGGCATTCGTCTAGCCGCTGTGGGGTGGACCCAGAGCCTGGTGCGCGACCCGGCCCAGCGCGAGATCCTGTTTGAGCTGGACACGGTGCGCCGGGCCGTCTTTGAGCGTCAGGGCAAAACCGTCGAATTTGACTTGCTCACCAAGAGCCACACCAATCTGCTGCGGATGTGGGCCGAGCCCTAG
- a CDS encoding NAD-dependent epimerase/dehydratase family protein yields MKALVTGASGFTGSHLVTALLQRGHQVVAYVRKSSSLDRLTDLPVEFAYGEIGDRSALGAAMQGVEAVFHLAAYVELGIVDAAKMAQVNVEGTRAVLEAAQSAGVQRFVYCSTIGVYGDTQGQVIDETYQRTQQGFSSAYDRTKYEAQRLVDEFGQKGLSTVSVMPSGIFGPDDPHFGPVMRQFAKGGLKLWAGGDRVTGIVHVDDLVEAMLLAYEKAPSGAHYIISAGELTTREMFALLSRETGIPAPKEAPEALVRFVGNVLDPVGRLLSWQPPLSRERVHYVYDRCVRVRADKARRELGWQPRPIEEVLREAMHHHVASVKA; encoded by the coding sequence ATGAAAGCACTGGTTACCGGCGCGAGCGGCTTTACGGGGTCTCACCTGGTCACAGCTTTGCTTCAGCGCGGCCATCAAGTCGTGGCCTACGTTCGCAAGTCGAGTTCCCTAGATCGGCTAACAGATCTGCCCGTGGAGTTTGCCTACGGTGAAATTGGCGATCGCTCAGCCCTCGGCGCAGCCATGCAGGGGGTCGAAGCGGTCTTTCATCTGGCTGCCTACGTCGAGCTTGGCATTGTGGATGCCGCCAAGATGGCTCAGGTCAATGTCGAAGGAACGCGGGCCGTTCTAGAAGCAGCCCAATCGGCGGGGGTGCAGCGGTTCGTCTATTGCAGCACCATCGGCGTCTACGGCGATACCCAGGGTCAGGTCATCGATGAAACCTACCAGCGGACCCAGCAAGGGTTTTCGTCCGCCTACGATCGCACCAAGTACGAAGCCCAGCGCCTCGTAGACGAGTTTGGCCAAAAGGGCCTCTCGACGGTGAGCGTCATGCCTTCGGGCATTTTTGGGCCAGATGATCCGCACTTCGGGCCGGTAATGCGCCAGTTTGCCAAGGGGGGACTCAAGCTGTGGGCCGGGGGCGATCGCGTCACTGGCATCGTCCACGTAGACGACCTAGTCGAAGCGATGCTCTTGGCCTACGAAAAGGCCCCCTCAGGCGCTCACTACATCATCTCGGCAGGGGAGCTGACCACCCGGGAGATGTTTGCCCTCTTGAGCCGAGAAACCGGCATCCCGGCCCCCAAGGAAGCGCCCGAGGCCCTGGTGCGCTTTGTGGGCAATGTCCTCGATCCGGTGGGGCGCTTGCTCTCGTGGCAGCCGCCCCTCAGCCGCGAGCGAGTGCACTACGTCTACGATCGCTGCGTGCGGGTCCGGGCCGACAAAGCGCGCCGCGAACTGGGCTGGCAGCCGCGGCCCATCGAGGAGGTCTTGCGAGAGGCCATGCACCACCACGTAGCCAGTGTCAAGGCCTAG